In Pseudoliparis swirei isolate HS2019 ecotype Mariana Trench chromosome 9, NWPU_hadal_v1, whole genome shotgun sequence, a genomic segment contains:
- the ccdc30 gene encoding coiled-coil domain-containing protein 30 isoform X6 has product MDHEEVRTELDQISMRLQEDGLPPGASAEQQQRHLWRQLLAREAKLQSATQELQTLRTQQASEMKEVENYVAHIRGLLEERECRTSDYERDNEHLRQQLHQIGQHQESQSKELAEMLAQEDLGEMGLSSPSEQVAYLLVERATLLERLEAAERRLESQSLTVNFREVHHQERSHHTMGEELRQQTEDMQKTTDHLKKAYDVQISLERNERQQLERDLEEASRRLAMAHQDIRRLTNELDAAKNNNLDQSGSELQETVQEVENLRKEVDKLKLCDMMKLQRAKEQNETLDVENTALRERVCTLESEKKKILDQLAINDQDVVTKEDQKDKSISSEQQNNLSGSSTQDKDYIHKRCQEAAEDSLIQMRELQRQLQRLRKEQEELEERNEELEAVLGETQNASKSERHRHDGELEGLHRRIRGLEAELKKQEVHEKMLKSGEEVKTTESFLQLPLRDSSQERLALLEARLTEEKDWRKQLEVDLNAAQAALKKDKEALQIGEREMKKLRLEVNSLQTECQQGKTLIKSLTQVKGEKVVLEEKVAKMERARSRLENELERSKNSSETQQNQLQLDQLQEQADRRTAELSSLQTTHNALREEMVSERLHTAELQTKLSSSVQEKLTTEGQRERLELEMQRLKEQLKWHQEQLSLTTETLPGSQTPEQQVCCSAAHLESRLSPVKRIQGECQELNDLQTKLGQERQLASQHQLSLQAQVKEAQARIMSQYSVLIQKAEEAKQMKQDLQRAQSLFTSAERELRYEKEKNIDLKKHNTLLEQEKLKLSAELKQVQTKLLQVEQSVHTQAAECERQQQKIKELELELARSSANRSTTTSLQEDLQAERARLIAVDKKVLDLQLQLKSAQHQLRVEEARAGESSRLERDSRDLSDTVSALRAQQQEEHITRKLLEQREEELQQQVRSLRLKEASMSRTNAELSHHAQQLDTRLAILEAELGKAREEARDSQKANHRLQEDLVASQLECDRQQGELQQVLLQLDTHIRKYNEKKSQYKTKLRYAKQVYLKETAQRDRIIQKLENDLVMAFSLSHKEKDRIHTVTEENEKLLEEKRELLRKMSDAEEMGSKGMRTAATVQHRVKVLEMENRQLQDRTLKLSNQVSSLERALRNVQSFYSLEAAKKVLPSERLCDGFLHTSTLSLPPGSCDPLDVLDAICRAKVSERAVVDGSQAPVSTQQASEQGYLNLTSPLVLPDPAGTK; this is encoded by the exons ATGGATCACGAAGAG GTGAGGACAGAGCTGGACCAGATTTCTATGCGGCTTCAGGAGGATGGCTTGCCTCCAGGGGCCAGtgcggagcagcagcagcgccaccTGTGGCGGCAGCTGCTTGCTCGGGAGGCAAAGCTTCAGTCAGCCACTCAAGAGCTGCAGACCCTCCGGACCCAGCAAGCCAGTGAAATGAAGGAG GTGGAGAACTATGTTGCCCATATTCGAGGTCTGCTGGAAGAGCGGGAGTGTCGAACTTCAGACTATGAGAGAGACAATGAACACTTGCGACAACAGCTCCACCAGATCGGCCAACATCAAG AGAGTCAGAGCAAGGAGCTGGCGGAGATGTTGGCTCAGGAGGACCTCGGGGAGATGGGCTTGAGCAGCCCGAGTGAGCAGGTGGCTTACTTGCTGGTGGAGAGGGCCACACTTCTGGAGAGGCTGGAGGCTGCTGAGAGGAGACTGGAAAGTCAGAGCCTCACTGTCAACTTTagggaagtccaccaccag GAGCGGAGTCACCACACGATGGGGGAAGAGCTCAGGCAGCAGACGGAGGATATGCAGAAAACTACGGATCACCTGAAGAAG GCCTACGATGTGCAGATTTCCCTGGAGCGAAATGAGCGCCAGCAGCTTGAGCGGGACCTTGAAGAAGCCTCTAGGAGGCTGGCGATGGCTCATCAGGATATTCGCAGACTTACCAACGAGCTGGATGCtgccaaaaacaacaacctagACCAAAGTG GATCTGAGCTTCAAGAAACGGTCCAAGAAGTAGAGAACCTAAGGAAGGAAGTGGACAAACTGAAACTCTGTG ATATGATGAAGCTGCAGCGAGCCAAAGAGCAAAATGAAACACTCGACGTTGAGAACACCGCTCTGAGGGAGAGAGTCTGCACTTTAGAgtccgaaaagaaaaaaatcctggACCAG TTGGCAATAAATGACCAAGATGTTGTGACCAAAGAGGATCAAAAGGACAAATCCATTAGCAGCGAACAACAAAACAATCTGTCTGGCTCTTCAACCCAAGACAAGGATTACATTCACAAAAG GTGTCAGGAGGCGGCAGAAGACAGCCTTATACAGATGAGGGAGCTGCAACGGCAACTCCAGAGGCTACGCAAGGAACAggaagagctggaggagaggaatgaGGAGCTGGAGGCTGTGCTAGGGGAGACCCAGAATGCCAGCAAGTCGGAGAGGCATCGCCACGATGGAGAACTCGAGGGACTACACAGGAGG ATCAGAGGCCTGGAGGCAGAGTTGAAGAAGCAGGAGGTCCATGAAAAAATGTTGaagagtggagaggaggtcaAAACTACAGAGTCCTTCTTACAATTG CCCCTTAGGGACAGCAGCCAGGAGAGACTGGCTCTTCTCGAGGCTCGTCTGACTGAGGAGAAAGACTGGAGGAAACAGCTGGAGGTCGACCTCAACGCTGCCCAGGCCGCCCTCAAAAAAGACAAGGAG GCTTTGCAGATAGGTGAGCGAGAGATGAAGAAGCTGAGGCTTGAGGTCAACAGCCTTCAGACCGAATGCCAACAAGGGAAAACACTCATCAAGAGCCTGACCCAAGTCAAGGGGGAGAAAGTAGTTCTGGAGGAAAAG GTGGCCAAGATGGAGCGCGCCCGCAGCCGGCTCGAGAACGAGTTGGAACGCTCCAAGAACAGTAGTGAAACCCAGCAGAACCAGCTTCAGCTTGACCAGCTGCAGGAGCAGGCGGACCGACGAACTGCTGAGCTCAGCAGCCTCCAGACGACACACAATGCCTTGAG GGAGGAGATGGTTTCTGAGCGGCTGCACACGGCCGAGCTCCAGACCAAGCTGAGCTCTAGTGTCCAGGAGAAGCTGACCACTGAGGGGCAAAGAGAGAGGCTGGAGCTTGAGATGCAGCGCCTCAAAGAGCAGCTCAAGTGGCATCAAGAGCAACTCTCCTTAACAACGGAAACGCTTCCGGGCAGCCAGACACCTGAACAGCAAGTGTGCTGTTCAGCAGCCCATCTCGAATCTAGGCTGAGTCCAGTGAAGAGGATACAGGGGGAGTGTcag GAGCTAAATGATCTGCAGACCAAGCTGGGGCAGGAGCGGCAGCTGGCCTCTCAGCACCAACTGTCCCTGCAAGCTCAGGTCAAGGAAGCCCAGGCTCGCATCATG TCCCAGTACTCGGTGCTGATCCAGAAGGCAGAGGAGGCTAAACAGATGAAGCAGGACCTGCAGAGGGCCCAGAGCCTGTTCACCTCAGCAGAGCGAGAGCTGCGCtacgagaaggagaagaacatcgACCTGAAGAAACACAACACCCTGCTGGAACAGGAGAAACTCAAA CTGAGTGCAGAGCTGAAGCAGGTCCAGACCAAGCTGCTCCAGGTGGAGCAGAGCGTCCACACGCAGGCTGCTGAGTGTGAGCGTCAGCAGCAGAAGATCAAGGAACTGGAGTTGGAGCTGGCACGCAGCTCTGCGAACCGCAGCACCACGACCAGTCTGCAGGAGGACCTGCAGGCCGAGAGGGCGCGGCTCATTGCTGTTGACAAGAAG GTGTTGGATCTGCAGCTGCAGCTTAAGAGTGCCCAGCACCAGCTGCGCGTGGAGGAAGCCCGGGCCGGAGAAAGCAGCCGCCTGGAGAGGGACAGCAGGGATCTGTCTGACACCGTGTCGGCTCTGAGAgcccagcagcaggaggagcacatCACCAG GAAGCTGTTAGAGCAGcgtgaggaggagctgcagcagcaggtgcGCTCCCTGAGGCTGAAGGAGGCCTCCATGTCGAGGACGAATGCAGAGCTCAGCCACCATGCCCAGCAGCTGGACACCCGCCTGGCCATCCTGGAGGCTGAGCTTGgcaaggccagagaggag GCAAGAGACAGCCAGAAGGCAAACCACAGGCTGCAGGAGGACTTGGTGGCCAGTCAGCTGGAGTGTGACCGACAGCAGGGAGAGCTGCAGCAAGTTCTCCTtcaactggacacacacatcag AAAGTACAATGAGAAGAAGAGTCAGTACAAGACCAAGCTGCGTTATGCCAAGCAGGTGTATCTCAAGGAGACTGCCCAGAGGGATCGCATCATCCAGAAGCTGGAGAACGACCTGGTGATGGCCTTCAGCCTCTCGCACAAG GAGAAGGACAGGATCCATACGGTGACGGAGGAAAACGAGAAGCTTTTGGAGGAGAAAAGGGAACTGTTGCGGAAGATGAGCGACGCAGAGGAAATGGGCAGCAAAGGCATGAGGACCGCCGCCACCGTCCAGCACAG GGTCAAAGTCTTAGAAATGGAAAACAGACAACTTCAGGATCGAACCCTGAAGCTCTCCAACCAAGTCAGTTCCTTAGAGCGTGCCCTGAGGAACGTCCAATCATTCTACAGCctggag GCTGCCAAGAAAGTGCTCCCCTCTGAAAGGCTCTGCGATGGCTTCCTGCATACGTCCACGCTGAG TCTGCCGCCAGGTTCGTGTGACCCCCTCGACGTCCTTGACGCTATCTGCCGCGCGAAGGTGTCCGAGCGCGCGGTGGTGGACGGCTCTCAAGCGCCTGTCTCCACACAGCAAGCATCCGAGCAGGGCTACCTGAATCTCACCTCGCCTTTAGTCCTTCCAGACCCCGCAGGCACAAAGTGA
- the ccdc30 gene encoding coiled-coil domain-containing protein 30 isoform X1 produces the protein MDHEEVRTELDQISMRLQEDGLPPGASAEQQQRHLWRQLLAREAKLQSATQELQTLRTQQASEMKEVENYVAHIRGLLEERECRTSDYERDNEHLRQQLHQIGQHQESQSKELAEMLAQEDLGEMGLSSPSEQVAYLLVERATLLERLEAAERRLESQSLTVNFREVHHQERSHHTMGEELRQQTEDMQKTTDHLKKQCSSQSPWKKLFGLRRSGQSKHNITPAYDVQISLERNERQQLERDLEEASRRLAMAHQDIRRLTNELDAAKNNNLDQSGSELQETVQEVENLRKEVDKLKLCDMMKLQRAKEQNETLDVENTALRERVCTLESEKKKILDQLAINDQDVVTKEDQKDKSISSEQQNNLSGSSTQDKDYIHKRCQEAAEDSLIQMRELQRQLQRLRKEQEELEERNEELEAVLGETQNASKSERHRHDGELEGLHRRIRGLEAELKKQEVHEKMLKSGEEVKTTESFLQLPLRDSSQERLALLEARLTEEKDWRKQLEVDLNAAQAALKKDKEALQIGEREMKKLRLEVNSLQTECQQGKTLIKSLTQVKGEKVVLEEKVAKMERARSRLENELERSKNSSETQQNQLQLDQLQEQADRRTAELSSLQTTHNALREEMVSERLHTAELQTKLSSSVQEKLTTEGQRERLELEMQRLKEQLKWHQEQLSLTTETLPGSQTPEQQVCCSAAHLESRLSPVKRIQGECQELNDLQTKLGQERQLASQHQLSLQAQVKEAQARIMSQYSVLIQKAEEAKQMKQDLQRAQSLFTSAERELRYEKEKNIDLKKHNTLLEQEKLKLSAELKQVQTKLLQVEQSVHTQAAECERQQQKIKELELELARSSANRSTTTSLQEDLQAERARLIAVDKKVLDLQLQLKSAQHQLRVEEARAGESSRLERDSRDLSDTVSALRAQQQEEHITRKLLEQREEELQQQVRSLRLKEASMSRTNAELSHHAQQLDTRLAILEAELGKAREEARDSQKANHRLQEDLVASQLECDRQQGELQQVLLQLDTHIRKYNEKKSQYKTKLRYAKQVYLKETAQRDRIIQKLENDLVMAFSLSHKEKDRIHTVTEENEKLLEEKRELLRKMSDAEEMGSKGMRTAATVQHRVKVLEMENRQLQDRTLKLSNQVSSLERALRNVQSFYSLEAAKKVLPSERLCDGFLHTSTLSLPPGSCDPLDVLDAICRAKVSERAVVDGSQAPVSTQQASEQGYLNLTSPLVLPDPAGTK, from the exons ATGGATCACGAAGAG GTGAGGACAGAGCTGGACCAGATTTCTATGCGGCTTCAGGAGGATGGCTTGCCTCCAGGGGCCAGtgcggagcagcagcagcgccaccTGTGGCGGCAGCTGCTTGCTCGGGAGGCAAAGCTTCAGTCAGCCACTCAAGAGCTGCAGACCCTCCGGACCCAGCAAGCCAGTGAAATGAAGGAG GTGGAGAACTATGTTGCCCATATTCGAGGTCTGCTGGAAGAGCGGGAGTGTCGAACTTCAGACTATGAGAGAGACAATGAACACTTGCGACAACAGCTCCACCAGATCGGCCAACATCAAG AGAGTCAGAGCAAGGAGCTGGCGGAGATGTTGGCTCAGGAGGACCTCGGGGAGATGGGCTTGAGCAGCCCGAGTGAGCAGGTGGCTTACTTGCTGGTGGAGAGGGCCACACTTCTGGAGAGGCTGGAGGCTGCTGAGAGGAGACTGGAAAGTCAGAGCCTCACTGTCAACTTTagggaagtccaccaccag GAGCGGAGTCACCACACGATGGGGGAAGAGCTCAGGCAGCAGACGGAGGATATGCAGAAAACTACGGATCACCTGAAGAAG CAGTGTTCATCCCAGAGTCCATGGAAGAAGCTCTTTGGGCTGCGCAGGTCTGGTCAGAGCAAACACAATATCACCCCT GCCTACGATGTGCAGATTTCCCTGGAGCGAAATGAGCGCCAGCAGCTTGAGCGGGACCTTGAAGAAGCCTCTAGGAGGCTGGCGATGGCTCATCAGGATATTCGCAGACTTACCAACGAGCTGGATGCtgccaaaaacaacaacctagACCAAAGTG GATCTGAGCTTCAAGAAACGGTCCAAGAAGTAGAGAACCTAAGGAAGGAAGTGGACAAACTGAAACTCTGTG ATATGATGAAGCTGCAGCGAGCCAAAGAGCAAAATGAAACACTCGACGTTGAGAACACCGCTCTGAGGGAGAGAGTCTGCACTTTAGAgtccgaaaagaaaaaaatcctggACCAG TTGGCAATAAATGACCAAGATGTTGTGACCAAAGAGGATCAAAAGGACAAATCCATTAGCAGCGAACAACAAAACAATCTGTCTGGCTCTTCAACCCAAGACAAGGATTACATTCACAAAAG GTGTCAGGAGGCGGCAGAAGACAGCCTTATACAGATGAGGGAGCTGCAACGGCAACTCCAGAGGCTACGCAAGGAACAggaagagctggaggagaggaatgaGGAGCTGGAGGCTGTGCTAGGGGAGACCCAGAATGCCAGCAAGTCGGAGAGGCATCGCCACGATGGAGAACTCGAGGGACTACACAGGAGG ATCAGAGGCCTGGAGGCAGAGTTGAAGAAGCAGGAGGTCCATGAAAAAATGTTGaagagtggagaggaggtcaAAACTACAGAGTCCTTCTTACAATTG CCCCTTAGGGACAGCAGCCAGGAGAGACTGGCTCTTCTCGAGGCTCGTCTGACTGAGGAGAAAGACTGGAGGAAACAGCTGGAGGTCGACCTCAACGCTGCCCAGGCCGCCCTCAAAAAAGACAAGGAG GCTTTGCAGATAGGTGAGCGAGAGATGAAGAAGCTGAGGCTTGAGGTCAACAGCCTTCAGACCGAATGCCAACAAGGGAAAACACTCATCAAGAGCCTGACCCAAGTCAAGGGGGAGAAAGTAGTTCTGGAGGAAAAG GTGGCCAAGATGGAGCGCGCCCGCAGCCGGCTCGAGAACGAGTTGGAACGCTCCAAGAACAGTAGTGAAACCCAGCAGAACCAGCTTCAGCTTGACCAGCTGCAGGAGCAGGCGGACCGACGAACTGCTGAGCTCAGCAGCCTCCAGACGACACACAATGCCTTGAG GGAGGAGATGGTTTCTGAGCGGCTGCACACGGCCGAGCTCCAGACCAAGCTGAGCTCTAGTGTCCAGGAGAAGCTGACCACTGAGGGGCAAAGAGAGAGGCTGGAGCTTGAGATGCAGCGCCTCAAAGAGCAGCTCAAGTGGCATCAAGAGCAACTCTCCTTAACAACGGAAACGCTTCCGGGCAGCCAGACACCTGAACAGCAAGTGTGCTGTTCAGCAGCCCATCTCGAATCTAGGCTGAGTCCAGTGAAGAGGATACAGGGGGAGTGTcag GAGCTAAATGATCTGCAGACCAAGCTGGGGCAGGAGCGGCAGCTGGCCTCTCAGCACCAACTGTCCCTGCAAGCTCAGGTCAAGGAAGCCCAGGCTCGCATCATG TCCCAGTACTCGGTGCTGATCCAGAAGGCAGAGGAGGCTAAACAGATGAAGCAGGACCTGCAGAGGGCCCAGAGCCTGTTCACCTCAGCAGAGCGAGAGCTGCGCtacgagaaggagaagaacatcgACCTGAAGAAACACAACACCCTGCTGGAACAGGAGAAACTCAAA CTGAGTGCAGAGCTGAAGCAGGTCCAGACCAAGCTGCTCCAGGTGGAGCAGAGCGTCCACACGCAGGCTGCTGAGTGTGAGCGTCAGCAGCAGAAGATCAAGGAACTGGAGTTGGAGCTGGCACGCAGCTCTGCGAACCGCAGCACCACGACCAGTCTGCAGGAGGACCTGCAGGCCGAGAGGGCGCGGCTCATTGCTGTTGACAAGAAG GTGTTGGATCTGCAGCTGCAGCTTAAGAGTGCCCAGCACCAGCTGCGCGTGGAGGAAGCCCGGGCCGGAGAAAGCAGCCGCCTGGAGAGGGACAGCAGGGATCTGTCTGACACCGTGTCGGCTCTGAGAgcccagcagcaggaggagcacatCACCAG GAAGCTGTTAGAGCAGcgtgaggaggagctgcagcagcaggtgcGCTCCCTGAGGCTGAAGGAGGCCTCCATGTCGAGGACGAATGCAGAGCTCAGCCACCATGCCCAGCAGCTGGACACCCGCCTGGCCATCCTGGAGGCTGAGCTTGgcaaggccagagaggag GCAAGAGACAGCCAGAAGGCAAACCACAGGCTGCAGGAGGACTTGGTGGCCAGTCAGCTGGAGTGTGACCGACAGCAGGGAGAGCTGCAGCAAGTTCTCCTtcaactggacacacacatcag AAAGTACAATGAGAAGAAGAGTCAGTACAAGACCAAGCTGCGTTATGCCAAGCAGGTGTATCTCAAGGAGACTGCCCAGAGGGATCGCATCATCCAGAAGCTGGAGAACGACCTGGTGATGGCCTTCAGCCTCTCGCACAAG GAGAAGGACAGGATCCATACGGTGACGGAGGAAAACGAGAAGCTTTTGGAGGAGAAAAGGGAACTGTTGCGGAAGATGAGCGACGCAGAGGAAATGGGCAGCAAAGGCATGAGGACCGCCGCCACCGTCCAGCACAG GGTCAAAGTCTTAGAAATGGAAAACAGACAACTTCAGGATCGAACCCTGAAGCTCTCCAACCAAGTCAGTTCCTTAGAGCGTGCCCTGAGGAACGTCCAATCATTCTACAGCctggag GCTGCCAAGAAAGTGCTCCCCTCTGAAAGGCTCTGCGATGGCTTCCTGCATACGTCCACGCTGAG TCTGCCGCCAGGTTCGTGTGACCCCCTCGACGTCCTTGACGCTATCTGCCGCGCGAAGGTGTCCGAGCGCGCGGTGGTGGACGGCTCTCAAGCGCCTGTCTCCACACAGCAAGCATCCGAGCAGGGCTACCTGAATCTCACCTCGCCTTTAGTCCTTCCAGACCCCGCAGGCACAAAGTGA
- the ccdc30 gene encoding coiled-coil domain-containing protein 30 isoform X3, producing MDHEEVRTELDQISMRLQEDGLPPGASAEQQQRHLWRQLLAREAKLQSATQELQTLRTQQASEMKEVENYVAHIRGLLEERECRTSDYERDNEHLRQQLHQIGQHQESQSKELAEMLAQEDLGEMGLSSPSEQVAYLLVERATLLERLEAAERRLESQSLTVNFREVHHQERSHHTMGEELRQQTEDMQKTTDHLKKQCSSQSPWKKLFGLRRSGQSKHNITPAYDVQISLERNERQQLERDLEEASRRLAMAHQDIRRLTNELDAAKNNNLDQSGSELQETVQEVENLRKEVDKLKLCDMMKLQRAKEQNETLDVENTALRERVCTLESEKKKILDQLAINDQDVVTKEDQKDKSISSEQQNNLSGSSTQDKDYIHKRCQEAAEDSLIQMRELQRQLQRLRKEQEELEERNEELEAVLGETQNASKSERHRHDGELEGLHRRIRGLEAELKKQEVHEKMLKSGEEVKTTESFLQLPLRDSSQERLALLEARLTEEKDWRKQLEVDLNAAQAALKKDKEALQIGEREMKKLRLEVNSLQTECQQGKTLIKSLTQVKGEKVVLEEKVAKMERARSRLENELERSKNSSETQQNQLQLDQLQEQADRRTAELSSLQTTHNALREEMVSERLHTAELQTKLSSSVQEKLTTEGQRERLELEMQRLKEQLKWHQEQLSLTTETLPGSQTPEQQVCCSAAHLESRLSPVKRIQGECQELNDLQTKLGQERQLASQHQLSLQAQVKEAQARIMSQYSVLIQKAEEAKQMKQDLQRAQSLFTSAERELRYEKEKNIDLKKHNTLLEQEKLKLSAELKQVQTKLLQVEQSVHTQAAECERQQQKIKELELELARSSANRSTTTSLQEDLQAERARLIAVDKKVLDLQLQLKSAQHQLRVEEARAGESSRLERDSRDLSDTVSALRAQQQEEHITRKLLEQREEELQQQVRSLRLKEASMSRTNAELSHHAQQLDTRLAILEAELGKAREEARDSQKANHRLQEDLVASQLECDRQQGELQQVLLQLDTHIRKYNEKKSQYKTKLRYAKQVYLKETAQRDRIIQKLENDLEKDRIHTVTEENEKLLEEKRELLRKMSDAEEMGSKGMRTAATVQHRVKVLEMENRQLQDRTLKLSNQVSSLERALRNVQSFYSLEAAKKVLPSERLCDGFLHTSTLSLPPGSCDPLDVLDAICRAKVSERAVVDGSQAPVSTQQASEQGYLNLTSPLVLPDPAGTK from the exons ATGGATCACGAAGAG GTGAGGACAGAGCTGGACCAGATTTCTATGCGGCTTCAGGAGGATGGCTTGCCTCCAGGGGCCAGtgcggagcagcagcagcgccaccTGTGGCGGCAGCTGCTTGCTCGGGAGGCAAAGCTTCAGTCAGCCACTCAAGAGCTGCAGACCCTCCGGACCCAGCAAGCCAGTGAAATGAAGGAG GTGGAGAACTATGTTGCCCATATTCGAGGTCTGCTGGAAGAGCGGGAGTGTCGAACTTCAGACTATGAGAGAGACAATGAACACTTGCGACAACAGCTCCACCAGATCGGCCAACATCAAG AGAGTCAGAGCAAGGAGCTGGCGGAGATGTTGGCTCAGGAGGACCTCGGGGAGATGGGCTTGAGCAGCCCGAGTGAGCAGGTGGCTTACTTGCTGGTGGAGAGGGCCACACTTCTGGAGAGGCTGGAGGCTGCTGAGAGGAGACTGGAAAGTCAGAGCCTCACTGTCAACTTTagggaagtccaccaccag GAGCGGAGTCACCACACGATGGGGGAAGAGCTCAGGCAGCAGACGGAGGATATGCAGAAAACTACGGATCACCTGAAGAAG CAGTGTTCATCCCAGAGTCCATGGAAGAAGCTCTTTGGGCTGCGCAGGTCTGGTCAGAGCAAACACAATATCACCCCT GCCTACGATGTGCAGATTTCCCTGGAGCGAAATGAGCGCCAGCAGCTTGAGCGGGACCTTGAAGAAGCCTCTAGGAGGCTGGCGATGGCTCATCAGGATATTCGCAGACTTACCAACGAGCTGGATGCtgccaaaaacaacaacctagACCAAAGTG GATCTGAGCTTCAAGAAACGGTCCAAGAAGTAGAGAACCTAAGGAAGGAAGTGGACAAACTGAAACTCTGTG ATATGATGAAGCTGCAGCGAGCCAAAGAGCAAAATGAAACACTCGACGTTGAGAACACCGCTCTGAGGGAGAGAGTCTGCACTTTAGAgtccgaaaagaaaaaaatcctggACCAG TTGGCAATAAATGACCAAGATGTTGTGACCAAAGAGGATCAAAAGGACAAATCCATTAGCAGCGAACAACAAAACAATCTGTCTGGCTCTTCAACCCAAGACAAGGATTACATTCACAAAAG GTGTCAGGAGGCGGCAGAAGACAGCCTTATACAGATGAGGGAGCTGCAACGGCAACTCCAGAGGCTACGCAAGGAACAggaagagctggaggagaggaatgaGGAGCTGGAGGCTGTGCTAGGGGAGACCCAGAATGCCAGCAAGTCGGAGAGGCATCGCCACGATGGAGAACTCGAGGGACTACACAGGAGG ATCAGAGGCCTGGAGGCAGAGTTGAAGAAGCAGGAGGTCCATGAAAAAATGTTGaagagtggagaggaggtcaAAACTACAGAGTCCTTCTTACAATTG CCCCTTAGGGACAGCAGCCAGGAGAGACTGGCTCTTCTCGAGGCTCGTCTGACTGAGGAGAAAGACTGGAGGAAACAGCTGGAGGTCGACCTCAACGCTGCCCAGGCCGCCCTCAAAAAAGACAAGGAG GCTTTGCAGATAGGTGAGCGAGAGATGAAGAAGCTGAGGCTTGAGGTCAACAGCCTTCAGACCGAATGCCAACAAGGGAAAACACTCATCAAGAGCCTGACCCAAGTCAAGGGGGAGAAAGTAGTTCTGGAGGAAAAG GTGGCCAAGATGGAGCGCGCCCGCAGCCGGCTCGAGAACGAGTTGGAACGCTCCAAGAACAGTAGTGAAACCCAGCAGAACCAGCTTCAGCTTGACCAGCTGCAGGAGCAGGCGGACCGACGAACTGCTGAGCTCAGCAGCCTCCAGACGACACACAATGCCTTGAG GGAGGAGATGGTTTCTGAGCGGCTGCACACGGCCGAGCTCCAGACCAAGCTGAGCTCTAGTGTCCAGGAGAAGCTGACCACTGAGGGGCAAAGAGAGAGGCTGGAGCTTGAGATGCAGCGCCTCAAAGAGCAGCTCAAGTGGCATCAAGAGCAACTCTCCTTAACAACGGAAACGCTTCCGGGCAGCCAGACACCTGAACAGCAAGTGTGCTGTTCAGCAGCCCATCTCGAATCTAGGCTGAGTCCAGTGAAGAGGATACAGGGGGAGTGTcag GAGCTAAATGATCTGCAGACCAAGCTGGGGCAGGAGCGGCAGCTGGCCTCTCAGCACCAACTGTCCCTGCAAGCTCAGGTCAAGGAAGCCCAGGCTCGCATCATG TCCCAGTACTCGGTGCTGATCCAGAAGGCAGAGGAGGCTAAACAGATGAAGCAGGACCTGCAGAGGGCCCAGAGCCTGTTCACCTCAGCAGAGCGAGAGCTGCGCtacgagaaggagaagaacatcgACCTGAAGAAACACAACACCCTGCTGGAACAGGAGAAACTCAAA CTGAGTGCAGAGCTGAAGCAGGTCCAGACCAAGCTGCTCCAGGTGGAGCAGAGCGTCCACACGCAGGCTGCTGAGTGTGAGCGTCAGCAGCAGAAGATCAAGGAACTGGAGTTGGAGCTGGCACGCAGCTCTGCGAACCGCAGCACCACGACCAGTCTGCAGGAGGACCTGCAGGCCGAGAGGGCGCGGCTCATTGCTGTTGACAAGAAG GTGTTGGATCTGCAGCTGCAGCTTAAGAGTGCCCAGCACCAGCTGCGCGTGGAGGAAGCCCGGGCCGGAGAAAGCAGCCGCCTGGAGAGGGACAGCAGGGATCTGTCTGACACCGTGTCGGCTCTGAGAgcccagcagcaggaggagcacatCACCAG GAAGCTGTTAGAGCAGcgtgaggaggagctgcagcagcaggtgcGCTCCCTGAGGCTGAAGGAGGCCTCCATGTCGAGGACGAATGCAGAGCTCAGCCACCATGCCCAGCAGCTGGACACCCGCCTGGCCATCCTGGAGGCTGAGCTTGgcaaggccagagaggag GCAAGAGACAGCCAGAAGGCAAACCACAGGCTGCAGGAGGACTTGGTGGCCAGTCAGCTGGAGTGTGACCGACAGCAGGGAGAGCTGCAGCAAGTTCTCCTtcaactggacacacacatcag AAAGTACAATGAGAAGAAGAGTCAGTACAAGACCAAGCTGCGTTATGCCAAGCAGGTGTATCTCAAGGAGACTGCCCAGAGGGATCGCATCATCCAGAAGCTGGAGAACGACCTG GAGAAGGACAGGATCCATACGGTGACGGAGGAAAACGAGAAGCTTTTGGAGGAGAAAAGGGAACTGTTGCGGAAGATGAGCGACGCAGAGGAAATGGGCAGCAAAGGCATGAGGACCGCCGCCACCGTCCAGCACAG GGTCAAAGTCTTAGAAATGGAAAACAGACAACTTCAGGATCGAACCCTGAAGCTCTCCAACCAAGTCAGTTCCTTAGAGCGTGCCCTGAGGAACGTCCAATCATTCTACAGCctggag GCTGCCAAGAAAGTGCTCCCCTCTGAAAGGCTCTGCGATGGCTTCCTGCATACGTCCACGCTGAG TCTGCCGCCAGGTTCGTGTGACCCCCTCGACGTCCTTGACGCTATCTGCCGCGCGAAGGTGTCCGAGCGCGCGGTGGTGGACGGCTCTCAAGCGCCTGTCTCCACACAGCAAGCATCCGAGCAGGGCTACCTGAATCTCACCTCGCCTTTAGTCCTTCCAGACCCCGCAGGCACAAAGTGA